From Scylla paramamosain isolate STU-SP2022 chromosome 18, ASM3559412v1, whole genome shotgun sequence, one genomic window encodes:
- the LOC135109145 gene encoding probable Golgi SNAP receptor complex member 2: protein MEVLYHQTNRLLQEVTSQDLIRVQRAHSAEDTNDAENTVVQKLDAIHANCNRLDILINKEPAARRANAKYRVDQLKYDLKHVQNSFAMLQHQKQMRMREAEERQALLSRKFTTNEDTSIFLDPELQHHDKLGEANRHVDEMIGAGVSILQGIRDQGSVLKGARKRVQDLANTLGLSNTVMRMIERRSTQDKYILFAGMVIVLLCLYFALRYL, encoded by the exons ATGGAGGTGCTGTACCACCAGACCAACCGTCTGCTGCAGGAAGTCACATCCCAAGACCTCATCAGGGTGCAGCGCGCCCACTCCGCCGAGGACACCAATGATGCAGAGAACACTGTGGTGCAGAAGCTGGACGCCATACACGC AAACTGCAATCGCTTGGACATTTTGATCAACAAGGAGCCCGCTGCCAGACGAGCAAACGCCAAGTATCGTGTAGATCAGCTTAAGTATGACCTTAAACATGTACAG AATTCCTTTGCAATGCTTCAACACCAGAAACAAATGCGAATGCGTGAGGCCGAGGAGAGACAAGCTTTGCTATCACGGAAATTCACCACCAACGAAGACACGTCTATATTCCTAGACCCTGAGCTCCAGCATCATGACAAATTGGGG gAGGCTAATCGCCATGTGGATGAAATGATTGGAGCCGGTGTGAGCATCTTGCAGGGCATCAGAGATCAGGGGTCGGTGCTAAAGGGAGCCAGGAAGCGTGTGCAGGACTTGGCTAACACCTTGGGCCTGTCCAACACTGTCATGAGGATGATTGAGAGGCGGTCCACACAGGATAAATACATTCTGTTTGCCGGAATGGTTATTGTGCTTCTTTGTTTGTACTTTGCATTAAGATACTTATGA